A single window of Mangifera indica cultivar Alphonso chromosome 18, CATAS_Mindica_2.1, whole genome shotgun sequence DNA harbors:
- the LOC123201364 gene encoding transcription factor TCP4-like isoform X2, whose translation MGESQNQAATTTSRLGIRNSGGGEIVEVQGGHIVRSTGRKDRHSKVCTAKGPRDRRVRLSAPTAIQFYDVQDRLGYDRPSKAVDWLIKKAKAAIDELDQLPPWNPETVTTSITTTETRKAQQNETTNQDRDFQFPRSSEAAMGGGRGSSDVQNLNMVENPNQSSSFLPPSFDSDSIADTIRSFFPMGATADSPSSIQFQSYPPDLLSRTTSHSQDLRLSLQSFQEPNSFLSQHQPHHQAHSQHQQHTNEQVQILFSGTTPLGFDTSSAGWSETEQQHPHHHSAEMSRFQRIVAWNNSGGADTGASGSATRGRGGGFMFNSLPTQPPLQPLFGGQSQLFLSQRGPLQSSNTPPVRAWIDQPFTFTNDHQHHHQIPQQTTHPSVISGIEFTSSVGLLESLLRD comes from the exons ATGGGGGAGAGTCAGAATCAAGCAGCAACAACAACTTCAAGATTGGGGATAAGAAACAGCGGTGGAGGCGAGATCGTTGAGGTCCAAGGAGGTCACATTGTTCGCTCAACAGGAAGAAAAGACCGCCACAGTAAAGTTTGTACTGCAAAAGGCCCTAGAGATCGCCGTGTTCGGCTCTCAGCTCCTACAGCTATTCAGTTCTACGATGTTCAAGACCGCCTTGGCTACGACCGCCCCAGCAAAGCCGTAGATTGGCTTATCAAGAAAGCAAAAGCGGCCATTGATGAACTTGACCAGCTACCTCCATGGAATCCAGAAACTGTAACTACTAGTATTACCACTACTGAAACAAGAAAAGCTCAACAAAATGAAACAACAAATCAAGATAGAGACTTTCAGTTTCCCAGGAGTTCAGAGGCTGCAATGGGCGGTGGTCGTGGTAGTTCTGATGTTCAAAATCTTAATATGGTTGAAAATCCGAACCAAAGTTCGAGTTTTTTACCACCATCTTTTGACTCAGATTCAATTGCTGATACAATCAGGTCGTTCTTCCCAATGGGTGCTACAGCCGATTCACCTTCATCTATTCAGTTTCAGAGTTACCCACCAGATTTGCTTTCGAGGACTACAAGTCATAGCCAAGATCTAAGGCTTTCGCTCCAGTCATTTCAGGAGCCAAATAGTTTTCTTTCACAGCATCAACCACATCACCAGGCTCATTCTCAACACCAACAACATACCAATGAGCAAGTCCAGATTTTGTTCTCTGGAACAACCCCACTGGGGTTTGATACCTCTTCTGCTGGGTGGTCTGAAACTGAGCAGCAGCATCCCCATCACCACTCTGCAGAAATGTCCAGGTTCCAGAGAATTGTTGCTTGGAATAATAGTGGAGGTGCTGATACTGGTGCAAGTGGAAGTGCTACTCGTGGTCGTGGAGGAGGCTTTATGTTTAATTCACTGCCAACTCAGCCACCACTGCAGCCCTTATTCGGCGGCCAAAGCCAGTTGTTTTTATCTCAGAGGGGACCCCTTCAGTCCAGCAACACGCCTCCAGTTCGTGCTTGGATAGACCAGCCATTTACTTTCACCAATGACCAccaacatcatcatcaaattcCTCAGCAAACTACCCATCCATCTGTGATATCCGGCATTGAATTCACCTCTTCTGTTG GTCTTCTTGAATCTTTACTAAGAGATTGA
- the LOC123201790 gene encoding protein IQ-DOMAIN 10-like produces the protein MGSGDWLRSLVCAKRLKHKQGKVHSASEKSNGENPNDSNSTVNGGSQGSPGLRRKSIEDKAATRIQKAFRAYRARKLICRIRSAGRFHILIQDQTAQKQTSNALSYIHSWCNVQAQIRNRRLCMVMEGRLRQRKLENQSKLEAKLHELEVEWHNGSETMEEILYRIQQREEAVVKRERAMAYAFSHQWRANSTQYLGQAYYSICKENWGWSWMERWIAARPWEVRVNAKPINTKKIKTKQLINGDKVTNQPELKLIVVSNKPASSNGNKSAKAKKTPNNQIAENQAAQETQ, from the exons ATGGGTTCTGGGGACTGGCTTAGGTCATTGGTTTGCGCTAAAAGATTGAAACACAAGCAAGGAAAG GTGCATTCAGCCTCTGAAAAATCAAATGGAGAGAATCCGAATGACTCCAACAGTACTGTCAATGGAGGTTCACAAGGCAGCCCTGGTTTACGCAGAAAATCGATTGAAGATAAAGCTGCAACTCGGATTCAGAAGGCTTTCCGGGCATATAGG GCAAGAAAGTTGATTTGCCGGATCAGGAGCGCCGGCAGATTCCATATCTTGATTCAAGACCAAACTGCTCAAAAGCAAACATCAAATGCATTAAGCTACATTCATTCATGGTGCAACGTGCAGGCACAAATAAGAAACCGCAGACTTTGCATGGTGATGGAAGGCCGGCTGAGGCAAAGGAAGCTAGAGAATCAGTCGAAACTTGAGGCTAAACTTCATGAGTTAGAG GTTGAATGGCATAATGGGTCTGAAACCATGGAGGAAATTCTTTACAGGATACAACAGAGAGAAGAGGCTGTGGTTAAGCGTGAGCGAGCAATGGCGTATGCATTTTCTCACCAG TGGAGAGCAAACTCTACCCAGTATCTGGGGCAGGCTTATTACAGTATTTGCAAAGAGAACTGGGGTTGGAGCTGGATGGAGAGATGGATCGCGGCACGGCCCTGGGAAGTCAGGGTTAATGCCAAGCCCATCAACACAAAGAAAATCAAGACCAAGCAGCTTATCAATGGAGACAAAGTCACCAACCAGCCAGAGTTGAAGTTAATAGTAGTCTCAAATAAACCTGCTTCATCAAATGGGAATAAATCTGCAAAAGCAAAGAAAACACCCAACAACCAAATTGCTGAAAACCAAGCTGCCCAAGAGACTCAATAG
- the LOC123201808 gene encoding uncharacterized protein LOC123201808 has product MKIKMAQEDQKCSNNSSGTCGVGGGGGNILRSSKKQKPKKVPQRGLGVAQLERIRLEEQQKKDAAMASPFTTISPTKSSVLSLSTPNFHPSNQSSSPSAIPFLADISSPNLGFRPSSSSNQNIETLNSNNVPLTNPVGLSTVLLQGHENVHKLWESYEFNLEKESSGVNPGSTFCSTLNHLSHESIPMWPLPSLMERAQQFQHHPSLVVNESSATSSSSVLNFQMEPPSNQSYYGNYIPMWTEEEKMVGMKRSYPFPLDNPPGISSFHCKFPPILQPRISQSDDSASCGSGGHTLNFEPVGTLSRGGSSCSTFMLEPNNSKKSIKENGLFLTLAPPTTISMSQGSKLRHSQPYLAFHSSEFSDFESLPYQGNVEDPILWPELSRPSHQQPYYSFFPQAVAQKDQAIGRVNNCNNGEVGGSVDLNLKL; this is encoded by the exons atgaaaataaaaatggctCAAGAAGATCAAAAGTGCAGCAATAATAGCAGTGGTACCTGTGgtgttggtggtggtggtggtaatATTCTTAGATCTTCCAAGAAACAAAAGCCCAAAAAAGTCCCGCAAAGAGGTCTTGGTGTGGCTCAACTTGAAAGAATTAGACTAGAAGAACAGCAAAAGAAGGATGCAGCTATGGCATCACCATTTACAACTATATCACCAACCAAATCTTCAGTTCTCTCACTTTCAACTCCAAATTTTCATCCTTCAAATCAGTCTTCTTCTCCTTCTGCAATTCCATTTCTAGCCGATATTTCATCTCCAAATTTGGGGTTTAGGCCCTCTTcatcatcaaatcaaaatattgaaaCTTTGAATTCCAACAATGTTCCATTGACAAATCCCGTAGGGTTGTCAACTGTTTTACTTCAAGGCCACGAAAATGTTCATAAATTGTGGGAATCTTATGAGTTTAACCTTGAAAAAGAGAGTTCTGGGGTTAATCCAGGATCAACTTTTTGCTCAACTTTGAATCATTTGTCTCATGAATCAATTCCCATGTGGCCTCTCCCTAGTTTGATGGAAAGAGCACAACAATTCCAGCATCATCCTTCTTTAGTG GTGAATGAATCATCAgcaacttcatcatcatctgtACTAAATTTTCAGATGGAGCCCCCTTCAAACCAAAGCTATTATGGCAATTATATACCTATGTGGACAGAGGAGGAAAAG ATGGTTGGCATGAAGAGGTCATATCCCTTTCCTCTAGACAATCCACCAGGCATCTCATCTTTCCACTGCAAATTTCCTCCAATTCTTCAGCCCAGAATCAGCCAATCAGATGACTCAGCTTCTTGTGGCAGTGGTGGTCACACACTCAATTTTGAACCTGTTGGCACACTTTCCAG AGGAGGTTCTTCATGCTCAACTTTCATGTTGGAGCCTAATAATTCAAAGAAAAGCATCAAAGAAAATGGACTTTTTCTCACATTAGCTCCTCCCACAACAATTTCAATGTCTCAAGGTTCAAAATTAAGGCACTCTCAACCTTATCTGGCTTTCCATAGCAGTGAATTCTCTGATTTTGAATCATTACCTTATCAA GGAAATGTTGAAGATCCAATTCTTTGGCCAGAACTGAGCAGACCAAGTCATCAGCAACCTTACTACAGCTTCTTCCCACAAGCAGTGGCACAAAAAGATCAAGCCATAGGCAGAGTGAATAATTGTAACAATGGTGAAGTAGGCGGAAGTGTTGATCTCAATTTGAAGCTATAA
- the LOC123201364 gene encoding transcription factor TCP4-like isoform X1, producing MGESQNQAATTTSRLGIRNSGGGEIVEVQGGHIVRSTGRKDRHSKVCTAKGPRDRRVRLSAPTAIQFYDVQDRLGYDRPSKAVDWLIKKAKAAIDELDQLPPWNPETVTTSITTTETRKAQQNETTNQDRDFQFPRSSEAAMGGGRGSSDVQNLNMVENPNQSSSFLPPSFDSDSIADTIRSFFPMGATADSPSSIQFQSYPPDLLSRTTSHSQDLRLSLQSFQEPNSFLSQHQPHHQAHSQHQQHTNEQVQILFSGTTPLGFDTSSAGWSETEQQHPHHHSAEMSRFQRIVAWNNSGGADTGASGSATRGRGGGFMFNSLPTQPPLQPLFGGQSQLFLSQRGPLQSSNTPPVRAWIDQPFTFTNDHQHHHQIPQQTTHPSVISGIEFTSSVGEFSGFLIPARIQGEDEERDGIHNRPSSASSDSRH from the coding sequence ATGGGGGAGAGTCAGAATCAAGCAGCAACAACAACTTCAAGATTGGGGATAAGAAACAGCGGTGGAGGCGAGATCGTTGAGGTCCAAGGAGGTCACATTGTTCGCTCAACAGGAAGAAAAGACCGCCACAGTAAAGTTTGTACTGCAAAAGGCCCTAGAGATCGCCGTGTTCGGCTCTCAGCTCCTACAGCTATTCAGTTCTACGATGTTCAAGACCGCCTTGGCTACGACCGCCCCAGCAAAGCCGTAGATTGGCTTATCAAGAAAGCAAAAGCGGCCATTGATGAACTTGACCAGCTACCTCCATGGAATCCAGAAACTGTAACTACTAGTATTACCACTACTGAAACAAGAAAAGCTCAACAAAATGAAACAACAAATCAAGATAGAGACTTTCAGTTTCCCAGGAGTTCAGAGGCTGCAATGGGCGGTGGTCGTGGTAGTTCTGATGTTCAAAATCTTAATATGGTTGAAAATCCGAACCAAAGTTCGAGTTTTTTACCACCATCTTTTGACTCAGATTCAATTGCTGATACAATCAGGTCGTTCTTCCCAATGGGTGCTACAGCCGATTCACCTTCATCTATTCAGTTTCAGAGTTACCCACCAGATTTGCTTTCGAGGACTACAAGTCATAGCCAAGATCTAAGGCTTTCGCTCCAGTCATTTCAGGAGCCAAATAGTTTTCTTTCACAGCATCAACCACATCACCAGGCTCATTCTCAACACCAACAACATACCAATGAGCAAGTCCAGATTTTGTTCTCTGGAACAACCCCACTGGGGTTTGATACCTCTTCTGCTGGGTGGTCTGAAACTGAGCAGCAGCATCCCCATCACCACTCTGCAGAAATGTCCAGGTTCCAGAGAATTGTTGCTTGGAATAATAGTGGAGGTGCTGATACTGGTGCAAGTGGAAGTGCTACTCGTGGTCGTGGAGGAGGCTTTATGTTTAATTCACTGCCAACTCAGCCACCACTGCAGCCCTTATTCGGCGGCCAAAGCCAGTTGTTTTTATCTCAGAGGGGACCCCTTCAGTCCAGCAACACGCCTCCAGTTCGTGCTTGGATAGACCAGCCATTTACTTTCACCAATGACCAccaacatcatcatcaaattcCTCAGCAAACTACCCATCCATCTGTGATATCCGGCATTGAATTCACCTCTTCTGTTGGTGAGTTCTCTGGATTTCTCATTCCAGCACGAATTCAAGGCGAAGACGAGGAACGTGATGGTATTCACAACAGGCCATCTTCTGCTTCCTCTGATTCTCGCCATTGA